From Besnoitia besnoiti strain Bb-Ger1 chromosome X, whole genome shotgun sequence, one genomic window encodes:
- a CDS encoding hypothetical protein (encoded by transcript BESB_016270), translating to MLEQRQLAVVRWNRDRKQNDDEEGNEGKGISTALVPFNSQAIFKKFLAAGVVSLPLRSYEQPGADEDIARNRISTQVSRVIADRELRRLDLLRAVLLLFPCPPALTHGRRSPFGPRETRVETCSNAANYHLYVAAQPLPQQAILLRGVAAVLLQQWLLLAADIGLLARRLLRIQRQAVAKSRFPRDPFTKEKGDFFPRPKGLAALWGELDEAEDDGDDERRRMGVSKVRRKRARTRGEGADEQDLLLRLLQRSEGDVGEARGGRRASGLLEHGTKKPKNGGPWDSLGDSLAMTTESQEGLYAYPTYEFDYDAIMQRLSERPREEEAGEEGCAFLENELRKLEAEREKIARAQAPPPFFPEEERNALHTSFADDRTFLDACWAGYKALPPSAVVPAGRMGDAGDAHRHSYQDSRLPAGAETATRHSAETGPLDRRQGGAAGGEALTAYEFEKLRADSRLAPVSLTMPFSSVRRGGRMDTTTSHLGEEDASPRDATRDRGFFEVSREGDEQAREAGSGVYARQRFEDEDGACVCAERREGDRQRAETAVWRSAYAEDRLNRWGDEHRVRDDTDALDVEGHGGISLAESGDWFQENFEDLQRGPTPASTVGLHGPQAPRLAGARATSYSAFGEAGGTACAGDNAQEKKAAIRLRSTEDVAFRRACEELPDGPKKESGKVARRVSWDSAAFSMLPELLARFEPHKCPHFLEKVRVLQQSISRAQRLALTAVGTTLTSPLPGLFHYDPCLALLCWPSLDSLEAQKRRFLAIRKRGRLPKVRGGASGVSCDLTGPPAYLPAAGVSLSCPLSLNSDFSMHAQDASSVSAWRCLWADAVRRGGPGAGSNSTRHAGVSNRRPGLSAEAGSSSSREAGERSRAEEDGGGIGESVGDYEAILFEEDPDAGGPQPAEIRVSRGEDGDAWPAGRRPRASDVSREEPAGDSFPVASLDEPQERSQTYLSSDAMNSSDYVEVLRGLFDSSSLTQGLYTPCDLNARLKGSRHSSHLLHQYLCADAGGVQHGRGSAHALPGVGSSFASSSSSRVQSGSERASEDFFDGDLHAESSEDGSLAATEASRAACPSAASRRASDRSWAGGDEQGGLSESAALAHPHAGGKAYSSDSGVGDVSGALDAKTHTGLTSTVTSRDSSTNTSHTLTTSSVSSDMPRFPYQTLSSGGRMDDASSVWADTGQARGGTQDTATREGFRSFLYALLRRQVLLADTLKGERLGGAASLAPVPVSGLQERDSSRDVRGAGRVSGHSEGLDWPAAGEYGTPAVVARLPFHEIVPRGRLKASTAAKAFQHLLALHSRGEILLTQETQTPARPQGAASHAETAPGPCPTLFVCGTRDILFADARNPQEFPRPAEREQTQQTRGSRGKDAAADACEQRSLGTKGGERLVVCA from the exons ATGTTGGAGCAGCGGCAGTTAGCTGTGGTTCGCTGGAACCGAGACAGGAAGCAAAatgacgacgaagagggaaACGAGGGAAAAGGGATCTCCACTGCCTTAGTACCCTTCAACTCGCAAG CCATCTTCAAGAAGTTCCTCGCTGCGGGCGTCGTcagcctgcctctgcgcagctACGAGCAGccgggcgcagacgaagacatCGCCCGAAACAGGATCAGCACGCAAGTTTCCAGA GTTATTGCCGACCGCGAACTTCGCCGCCTCGATCTTCTTCGTGcagtcctcctcctctttcccTGTCCGCCGGCGTTGACTCACGGCAGGCGAAGTCCTTTTGGGccccgcgagacgcgcgtaGAAACTTGCAGCAATGCCGCCAACTACCACCTCTATGTGGCCGCTCAGCCTCTGCCTCAGCAGGCGATTCTCCTAcggggcgtcgcggccgttCTGCTTCAGCAATGGCTTCTTCTGGCGGCGGACATCGGTCTCCTGGCTCGTCGTCTACTCCGCATTCAGAGGCAAGCCGTGGCCAAGTCTCGCTTTCCTCGTGACCCGTTCACGAAGGAAAAAGGGGATTTCTTTCCCAGACCCAAAGGCTTGGCGGCGCTATGGGGGGAGCTCgatgaggcggaggacgacggagacgacgaaAGGCGAAGAATGGGCGTATCCAAAGTGCGACGGAAGAGagcgcgaacgcgaggcgagggcgccgatgAGCAAGATCTGCTTCTTCGGCTGCTCCAAAGAAGTGAAGGAGACGTcggggaggcgaggggaggaagacgagcgagTGGCCTTCTGGAGCATGggacgaagaagccgaagAACGGAGGCCCCTGGGATTCCTTAGGGGACTCGCTAGCGATGACCACAGAGAGTCAAGAAGGCCTGTACGCCTACCCCACATACGAATTCGACTACGACGCG ATTATGCAGCGCCTCAGCGAGCGCccaagagaggaggaagcaggcgaagaaggctgcgccttcttggAGAACGAGCTCCGGAAgctcgaggccgagcgcgagaagatCGCGCGCGCTCAGGCCCCTCCCCCGTTTTTCCCAGAAGAGGAACGGAATGCACTCCACACGTCTTTCGCGGACGACCGCACCTTCCTCGACGCCTGCTGGGCGGGCTACAAAGCGTTGCCGCCCTCAGCGGTTGTCCCAGCGGGGCGAAtgggagacgcaggcgacgcgcatcGGCACAGCTACCAGGATTCCAGGCTgcctgccggcgcagagacagccacaCGCCACAGTGCAGAGACAGGCCCGCTCGACAggcggcagggcggcgcggctggaggagaggcgctgaCTGCCTACGAGTTCGAGAAGCTTCGCGCTGactcccgcctcgcgcccgttTCCCTCACGATGCCGTTTTCTTcggtgcggcgcggcgggcggatGGACACAACAACCTCGCACctgggcgaagaggacgcgtcgcctcgagACGCAACCCGAGATCGGGGTTTCTTTGAGGTCtcccgcgaaggcgacgagcaagcgagagaagcgggcagcggcgtctACGCGCGGCAACGCTTTGAAGATGAGGACGGCGCATGTGTGTGCGCAgagcgccgagaaggcgacCGCCAGAGAGCGGAAACTGCAGTGTGGCGCTCGGCGTACGCGGAAGACAGACTGAATCGATGGGGCGACGAACACAGGGTTCGAGACGACACAGACGCGCTTGATGTCGAGGGACACGGAGGGATCAGTctcgcggagagcggagactGGTTTCAAGAAAACTTCGAagacctgcagcgcggcccgacgcccgcgagcaCGGTCGGTCTGCACGGACCCCAGGCACCTagactcgcaggcgcgcgagccacgAGCTACTCCGCATTTGGAGAAGCGGGCGGAACTGCTTGTGCAGGCGACAATGCGCAGGAAAAAAAAGCAGCCATCCGTCTACGCTCGACAGAAGACGTCGCGTTTCGCAGAGCCTGTGAAGAGTTGCCCGACGGACCGAAGAAGGAATCAGGCAAG gtcgcgcgtcgcgtgtCGTGGGACTCTGCGGCCTTTTCCATGCTCCCCGAGCTTCTCGCGCGATTCGAGCCGCACAAGTGCCCTCACTTTCTTGAGAAAGTCAGGGTGCTCCAACAATCGATCTCACGCGCTCAGAGACTCGCGCTGACTGCGGTGGGCACGACGCTCACGTCGCCCCTGCCCGGGCTG TTCCACTACGACCCGTGTCTCGCGTTGCTCTGCTGGCCTTCGTTGGACAGCCTCGAAGCACAGAAACGCCGGTTCCTCGCCATCCGCAAGAGAGGCCGGCTGCCGAAAGTCCGCGGGGGGGCTAGCGGCGTCTCGTGCGATCTGACTGGCCCTCCTGCATATTTaccggcggcgggcgtgtCACTTTCGTGCCCGCTGTCGCTTAACTCGGACTTCTCGATGCATGCTCAGGACGCTTCCAGCGTGAGCGCGTGGAGGTGCCTGTGGGCGGATGCTGTGAGGCGCGGGGGGCCCGGCGCGGGTTCGAATTCTACGCGGCACGCTGGAGTCTCTAACAGGCGACCTGGGCTTTCTGCGGAAGCAGGTAGCTCCTCgtcgagagaggcaggggaacgcagcagggcggaggaggaTGGCGGCGGCATCGGAGAGTCTGTGGGCGATTACGAGGCTATCTTGTTCGAGGAGGACCCGGACGCCGGGGGCCCCCAGCCAGCTGAGATTCGCGTGtcgagaggcgaagacggcgatgCATGGCCAGCTGGGAGGCGGCCGAGGGCCTCAGACGTTTCTAGAGAGGAGCCAGCAGGCGACAGCTTTCCGGTGGCGTCGCTAGACGAGCCACAGGAGCGCAGCCAGACCTACCTGTCGAGCGACGCGATGAACAGCAGCGACTACGTCGAGGTTCTACGTGGCCTCTTTGACAGCAGCAGCCTGACTCAGGGGTTGTACACGCCTTGTGACTTGAACGCCAGGTTGAAGGGCTCGAGGCATTCGTCGCACCTTCTCCATCAGTATctctgcgccgacgccgggGGGGTACAGCACGGACGAGGGAGTGCGCACGCGCTGCCGGGCGTTGGCAGCTCCTttgcctcgtcctcgtcttccagGGTGCAGAGTGGATCTGAAAGAGCCTCGGAGGACTTCTTTGACGGCGATCTCCACGCGGAGAGCAGTGAGGACGGCAGCCTagcggcgacagaggcaTCGCGAGCGGCCtgcccctccgcggcctcccggcgggcgagcgaccgcagctgggcgggcggcgacgagcaggGCGGGCTTTCGGAGTCTGCAGCGCTCGCACATCCACACGCTGGCGGAAAGGCGTATTCGTCAGACAGCGGGGTAGGGGACGTCTCAGGAGCTCTCGATGCAAAGACACACACGGGGCTAACTAGCACAGTCACAAGCCGAGACAGCAGCACGAACACGAGTCACACGCTCACAacctcgtctgtctcttcagACATGCCTCGCTTTCCGTACCAAACACTGTCATCTGGGGGACGCATGGACGATGCGTCAAGCGTCTGGGCAGACACTGgacaggcgcgaggaggcacgcAGGACACAGCCACGAGGGAGGGATTCCGTAGCTTTCTGTACGCACTCCTCCGGAGGCAAGTCTTGCTGGCAGATACCCTCAAGGGCGAGCGACTGGggggcgctgcctcgctggcgcctgTGCCCGTCTCTGGGCTCCAGGAGCGAGATTCCTCTCGTGAcgtgcgaggcgcaggcagagtCAGCGGTCACAGCGAAGGGCTAGATtggcccgcggcgggggaaTATGGCACACCCGCAGTAGTCGCGAGACTACCTTTTCACGAAATTgtcccgcgcgggcgcctgaaGGCGTCGACTGCAGCGAAGGCGTTCCAGCATCTGCTGGCGCTCcacagccgcggagagaTTTTGCTGACgcaagagacgcagacgcctgcgcgtccaCAGGGGGCGGCGAGTCACGCAGAGACCGCGCCAGGCCCTTGCCCGACTTTGTTCGTCTGCGGAACGAGAGACATTCtcttcgccgacgcgcggaaTCCGCAGGAGTTCCCTCGCCCGGCAGAAAGAGAACAAACACAACAAAcccgaggcagccgcgggaaagacgccgcggcggacgcatGCGAACAGCGATCGCTGGGGACTAAAGGCGGCGAGCGTCTCGTAGTGTGTGCCTAA
- a CDS encoding hypothetical protein (encoded by transcript BESB_016280), with protein sequence MTQLHSAAAPRAAQAAAGPQVGEQSVRRDARQDGEGLLHAADAVDAFEPSSGRATEESEPAPPASDTSETPSQRDSPSLAEPLPSPDAQASSAAGNARPKARSPSSRASRPPAAAAAAAPPRAEGESLQLPLALPSSASPASLPASSPSSRGSGVRRGRFTAAERLRLLHALEEHAPLWGYGSVKEAVMDLSEPARRDASRSAIAKRERFATLARYLPERPPSSVYLFIRRTLCVALQVRKKGAWSEEEVKTLVALESDLRTTNPGDRFARIAQILNRTACCVYDKWKELQPRLFAVEEEKRQKASAQRAESTLVPSAGEDAEAHGTSPPPDGEEEEEAGAAAQPEGERKTRVELRREQAQQYASLLDANCALPTTTLVLYRRPTSIDSSDLTFLWLKVQELSGETLPACGVKWRQLQTRFFPQSTASHLRLQYTFNVVPLELARRMGVPSALPVLLRRAVRCMYRRLKLETQKAQQELCEALRDVQRAFGAAAARHKETLLGLESSAASGEDLAAQDSLAGEEGLSGFADVDCLDIAPYCPPALLTWAFRHTVRSLCPPRDFVYDAPTAKAEKKERGRRRVLKRESEAGDSDAADAGSETEAKQPRSTTKDYSAFRHLRFVPGQRLGLAQQTRLLAYHLKMLGKRVSRKRDEFMFLRGALPCDEFAAAVRRALRRKSRRLKAGASEPDGDAEETASQDDEARERSREARRGRRREERRARKRRGGSRGRREPEEGEEEGEDEDGRGTDAGCSGSSPSASEGEEEDSLEDRRLEEEERAKEATMDEEEKKMKWLAEERELGRHGVLSLLRREGKKEIRRLQKYNEKFFTFGTRHHSAQALARAWKDDFESPFPSFPGAFLPSFASSPALPPPSQPLAAASEESRGDADRRMALCDIARDEVGAPGEETGGQQAGGAQRARRGRREARELNGARLAEGEPAAREEEQREDAPSEGRRGKKRRGEAGAESGDTRKRKKLQGGDGAQNGAPEAEARRHQTAVGAPLGGDRSGDAGTMQSDSEDREAAKPDASRLPKKRKQKVAREREESRERRPEERESWREADMDEVEGAQAPEDLECAAGREDAAESEAGECGLEERVEVETQASDAGRTAEEGADAVREEAAAAPQHAGQGQTEEAPRCRGEEEAVGSPRRLRRAASAASAASAAEGVEGRRLSVSAAEEEAERGEPGAEVETRSGEGEEAGGRAEGPARAGDAQKKRRVHSSEAEREGGLGVEGEWQEAADTRAPSPRKERDRGREERGTRERCTEAEEAVENRRDGSGVRAESSQDDLSAQQLVRATREKKREKKREKKRHRLLSRALDADYDAQELKGGNVESWGGAAEGEEGARQPAEAAAWGDGASETRNEAQENVPREEKKRKKEKKKQKIPLAEEIPQTQYTLPAAAADCQRTGKEGDTDLHGEKEDAKATAEVRERKKKRIPILDVDEEPGNVRALPCDGERDEKGESEETATAEMIGLEDEEAELAAQSAEKQRKEKKRRKKLRKAEEAARDAHSLEEKRNSETREGAGEGVRRRERGTGDSGDDAGEPEAERPKTAWLNDETGISGNEREARKLTQEGGEAANPDVRRDEPHVKKKKKKKRKDFEARESRRDSDAFEGDVAAAAASGCLDRSDRGDRGALQLEVAEEASGKNSRISGPSAERGAAETGATGERWRQHKKKKHARFADAADSGDQGEARKEAVASSQRSEWPGHAAPTSSKNAQARQSGDGDEDECEEGRKVSSAKQGKQAPRGRPVFALAAPPSAAAQEKEAAAEFTVEANSSDEAHHTTPRKPRKKKVGAASPPAEAEGVACEPDEEESEKMSVYEEEVRRRRKREKKKRKKTEERERMALLMARAQDAEHEDELEGAPQRRLNS encoded by the coding sequence ATGACTCAACTgcactccgcagcggcgccgcgggccgcgcaggcggccgcggggcccCAGGTCGGCGAGCAGAgcgtgcgcagagacgcaagacaggacggcgaaggcctcctccacgccgccgaTGCGGTGGACGCCTTCGAACCTTCCAGCGGCAGGGCGACTGAGGAgagcgagcccgcgccgccggcgtctgatACGTCTGagacgccttcgcagcgGGACTCGCCCTCGCTAGCCGAGCCTCTCCCCTCACCGGATGCgcaggcgtcttccgccgcaggcAACGCGAGACCCAAGGCGCGGAGCCCCTcgtcgcgggcctcgagACCcccagctgcagccgcggctgcagctcctccccgcgccgagggagagtctttgcagctgccgcttgcgctgccctcctctgcctcgccggcgtctctgccggcctcctcgccctcgtcgcgcggctcgggcgtgcggcgcgggcgcttcacggcggcggagcggctgcgactgctgcatgcgctggagGAGCATGCGCCACTGTGGGGCTACGGCTCAGTGAAGGAGGCGGTGATGGATTTATCTgagcctgcgcggcgggacgcgtcgcgcagcgcgatTGCGAAGCGCGAGCGGTTCGCCACGCTCGCGCGTTACCTGCCAGAgcgcccgccctcgtcgGTCTACCTCTTCATTCGGCGCACGCTGTGCGTCGCGTTGCAGGTGCGCAAGAAGGGCGCCtggagcgaggaggaagtgaAGACGCTGGTTGCGCTCGAGAGCGACTTGCGCACAACCAACCCCGGAGACCGCTTCGCGCGCATCGCGCAGATCCTCAACCGGACGGCCTGCTGCGTCTACGACAAGTGGAaagagctgcagccgcggctcttcgcggtggaggaagaaaaaaggcAGAAAGCCTCGGCGCAACGCGCCGAGTCGACGCTCGTGCccagcgccggcgaagacgctgaggcgcacgggacgtcgccgccccccgacggagaggaggaggaggaggcaggcgccgcggcgcagcccgaaggcgagcggaagacgcgcgtggagctgcggcgcgagcaggcgcagcagtacgcgtcgctgctggaTGCGAACTGTGCGCTGCCCACGACGACTCTGGTCTTGTATCGGCGGCCGACTTCAATCGATTCCTCCGACCTGACGTTTCTTTGGCTGAAAGTCCAGGAGCTCTCGGGGGAGACGCTGCCGGCGTGCGGCGTGAAGTGGcgccagctgcagacgcggtTCTTCCCGCAGTCGACTGCGTCGCATCTGCGGCTGCAGTACACCTTCAACGTCGTTCCGCTCGAGTTGGCTCGGCGCATGGGAGTCCCCTCTGCGCTGCccgtccttcttcgccgcgcggtgCGCTGCATGTACCGCCGGCTGAAGctcgagacgcagaaggcgcagcaggagctCTGCGAGGCTCTGCGAGACGTCCAGCGCGCCTtcggtgcggcggccgcgcggcacaAGGAGACCCTGCTCGGGCTCGagtccagcgccgcctctggcgaggacctcgcggcgcaggactCGCTCGCcggagaggaaggcctcAGCGGCTTCGCGGACGTCGACTGCCTGGACATCGCGCCCTActgcccgccggcgctgctcACCTGGGCCTTCCGCCACACTGTGCGGTCGCTgtgcccgccgcgcgacttTGTCTACGACGCGCCCACCGccaaggcggagaagaaggagagaggcaggcgccgggtgctgaagcgcgagagcgaggcgggcgactccgacgcagcggacgcTGGCTCAGAGACGGAGGCAAAGCAACCGCGATCCACCACCAAGGACTACTCCGCATTCCGCCATCTGCGGTTCGTCCCGGGGCAGCGCCTTGGCCTCGCACAGCAGACGCGGTTGCTCGCCTACCACCTGAAGATGCTTGGCAAACGCGTGAGCCGCAAGCGCGACGAATTCATGTTCCTCAGGGGCGCGCTGCCCTGCGACGAGTTCGCGGCAGctgtgcgccgcgccctccgccgaaAGAGCCGACGCCTCAAggccggcgccagcgagccagacggcgacgcggaggagaccgcgtcgcaggacgacgaggcgagggagaggagtcgagaggcgcggcgcgggcgacgcagagaagagaggcgcgcgaggaagcggagaggcgggtcgcgcggcagacgagaacctgaggagggagaggaggaaggagaggacgaagacggaCGGGGCACCGACGCGGGCTGCTCaggctcgtcgccgtcggcatctgaaggcgaagaggaggactcCCTAGAAGACCGTCggctcgaggaagaagagcgcgcgaaggaggcgacgatggacgaagaggagaagaagatgaagtGGCTCGCAGAGGAGCGCGAGCTGGGACGTCACGGCGTCCTTTCGCtactgcggcgcgagggcaaGAAGGAAatccgccgcctgcagaaaTACAACGAAAAATTCTTCACGTTTGGCACGCGACACCACAGCGCCCAGGCGCTTGCCCGGGCGTGGAAAGACGACTTCGAATCCCCGTTTCCGTCCTTCCCGGGGGCCTTTCTCCCCTCTTTTGCGTCCTCACCGGctctccccccgccctcgcagcctctGGCTGCGGCTTCAGAGGAGagtcgcggagacgccgatCGCAGGATGGCGCTGTGCGACATCGCGCGAGACGAAGTTGGCGCGcccggagaggagacaggaggccagcaggcggggggggcgcagcgagcgagacggggccggagggaggcgcgggagtTAAATGGAGCTCGACTCGCAGAAGGAGaacctgcggcgcgcgaggaagagcaACGAGAAGACGCTCCCTcagaaggcaggcgaggaaagaaacgaagaggcgaggcaggcgctgaGTCGGGCGACACgcggaaaaggaaaaaattgcagggaggagacggcgcgcagaacggcgcgccagaggccgAAGCGCGGAGACACCAAACCGCAGTGGGCGCACCCCTGGGCGGAGACcgaagcggcgacgcaggaacGATGCAAAGCGACTCAGAAgaccgcgaggcagcgaaacCCGACGCATCCCGCTTACCGAAGAAACGAAAGCAGAaggtcgcgcgcgagagagaggaaagccgggagaggcggcctgaggagagagagagctggCGGGAGGCAGACATGGACGAAGTTGAGGGAGCGCAAGCGCCAGAGGACCTCGAATGCGCCGCAGGGAGggaggacgccgcagagTCCGAAGCAGGGGAGTGCGGACTTGAAGAGCGTGTAGAGGTCGAGACGCAGGCAAGCGACGCGGGGAGAaccgcagaagaaggcgcggacgctgtccgcgaggaagcggctgcagcgcctcagcaTGCGGGACAGGGGCAGACGGAGGAAGCTCCCagatgcagaggcgaggaggaggcggtggGGTCaccccgtcgcctgcgcagagccgcgagcgccgcgagtgccgcgagcgccgcggagggagtggaaggccgccgcctcagcgtgtctgccgcagaggaggaagcagagcgagGTGAGCCAGGCGCCGAGGTGGAGACGCGCAgtggagaaggagaagaggcggGAGGGCGGGCAGAGGGacctgcgcgcgcaggcgatgcgcagaagaagagaagagttCACAGCAGTGAAGCCGAGAGGGAAGGCGGTCTGGGAGTCGAGGGTGAGTGGCAAGAAGCTGCAGACACGCGTGCGCCGAGCCCACGCAAAGAGCGAGATCGTGGAAGGGAGGAACGCGGGACGCGTGAGAGGTGCACAGAGGCTGAAGAGGCAGTGGAAAATcggcgcgacggcagcggcgtccgcgcagaGTCCAGCCAAGACGACCTGAGCGCGCAACAGCTTGTGAGGGCCaccagagagaaaaagagagaaaaaaagagggagaagaaacgccATCGGCTGCTGTCAAGAGCCCTCGACGCCGATTACGACGCACAGGAGCTCAAGGGAGGAAACGTGGAGAGCTGGGGGGGGGCAgctgaaggagaggaaggcgcgcggcagcccgcagaggcggcggcctgggGAGACGGGGCGAGCGAGACACGGAACGAAGCACAAGAAAACGtgccgcgagaagagaagaaaaggaagaaggagaaaaagaagcagaagatACCCTTGGCTGAGGAGATACCGCAGACGCAATACACGCttcctgctgcggccgcggactgTCAACGAACCGGCAAGGAAGGAGACACCGACCTTcacggagagaaggaagacgcgaaagcGACTGCAGAAGTccgggagagaaagaaaaagaggatCCCGATTCTGGACGTCGACGAAGAACCTGGAAACGTGCGAGCTTTGCCTTGCGACGGAGAAAGAGATGAaaaaggagagagcgaagaaacaGCGACGGCAGAGATGATTGGActcgaagacgaggaagccgaactggcggcgcagagcgcagagaagcagaggaaggagaagaagagaaggaagaagctgcgcaaggccgaagaggccgcTCGTGACGCGCATTCTCTGGAAGAGAAACGCAACAGTGAGACAAGAGAGGGCGCAGGGGAAGGCGTGCGTCGAAGGGAACGCGGCACAGGGGACTCGGGTGATGATGCAGGCGAACCTGAGGCCGAGAGGCCAAAAACCGCGTGGCTTAACGATGAAACCGGCATCTCTGGGaacgagcgagaggcgcggaagctGACCcaagagggaggcgaagcagctaACCCCGACGTCAGGCGCGATGAGCCGCatgtgaagaagaagaagaaaaagaagaggaaagactTTGAAGCAAGGGAGAGtcgaagagacagcgacgcgttCGAGGGGGAcgtggctgctgcagcagcctccgGCTGTCTGGAtcgcagcgaccgcggcgaccgcggtgCCCTACAGCTCGAagtggcggaggaggcgagcggaaagAACTCGCGAATTTCAGGGCCAAGCGCTgagagaggagcggcggagacgggagCGACGGGAGAGCGATGGCGACAAcacaagaagaagaagcacgcgcgtttcgcagatgctgcagacagcggggaccaaggcgaggcgcgcaaggAGGCAGTCGCATCGAGCCAGAGAAGCGAGTGGCCTGGACACGCGGCTCCCACGTCCAGCAAGAATGCCCAGGCGCGACAATCCGGCGACGGAGATGAAGACGAATGTGAAGAAGGCCGAAAGGTCTCGAGCGCGAAACAGGGGaaacaggcgccgcgcggacgcccAGTCTTCGCCttggcggcgcctccctcggccGCGGCTCAAGAAAAggaagctgcggcggagtTCACCGTGGAAGCGAATTCGAGCGACGAAGCCCACCACACGACGCCACGCAAGccgcgaaagaagaaggtcggggccgcctcgccgcctgcagaagccgaaggcgtcgcgtgcgagcccgacgaggaagagagcgagaaaatGAGCGTATACGAGGAAGAAGtgaggagacggaggaaacgggagaagaagaagcggaagaagacagaagagagggaAAGAATGGCTCTGCTGAtggcgcgtgcgcaggaCGCAGAGCATGAAGACGAGCTCGAGGGAGCACCACAACGAAGGCTCAATAGCTAG
- a CDS encoding RNA recognition motif-containing protein (encoded by transcript BESB_016290): MFGSSASAAAPEGREEGGAAPAASRSYANGESASFSQGAQREEESASFSSFTSPAANAASTTPASLPSQDAAAGAEGAGARAEGIRALEEQVQSLDSDWDELQKLQYMTEEAAYSMVQSGSPHAGGPGGPGDAAAAAGNAQNFAAADTDEVDRRSVYVGNVDYSSTPAELQEHFKSCGTINRITIMVDKYTGHPKGYAYIEFNSEAAVQNALLLSDTVFKQRQIKVVAKRKNIPGFARGRGGWRGARMAGAGMMMGRGGRGTRGGFRPIYRPRGGFARGYGRPY; encoded by the exons ATGTTCGGCTcaagcgcctccgcagctgcgccggaagggcgcgaggagggcggcgcggcgcccgcggcgtcgcgttcGTACGCGaacggcgagagcgcgagcttCTCGCAGGGCGCGCAACGAGAGGAGGAAAGTGCGTCTTTTTCCTCCTTCACGTCGCCGGCCGCAAACGCCGCGTCAacgacgccggcgtcgctgccctcgcaggacgctgcagcaggcgccgaaggcgctgGTGCCAGGGCAG agggcatccgcgcgctggaggagcaGGTTCAGAGTCTGGACTCCGACTGGGATGAACTGCAGAAGCTGCAG TACATgacagaagaagctgcgtACTCGATGGTGCAGAGTGGAAGCCCTCACGCCGGAGGCCCCGGGGGCCCTGGcgatgccgccgcagcggctggcaACGCGCAGAacttcgccgcagcggacaCAGACGAAGTTGACCGCCGATCGGTTTACGTTGGCAAT GTGGATTATTCCTCGACGCCCGCCGAGCTTCAGGAGCATTTCAAGTCGTGCGGCACAATCAATCGAATTACAATCATGGTTGACAAGTACACTGGGCATCCGAAAG GGTACGCATACATCGAGTTCAATAGCGAGGCCGCGGTCCAGAACGCGCTTCTGCTTTCGGATACGGTCTTCAAGCAACGTCAGATCAAG GTCGTCGCGAAGCGGAAAAACATCCCTGGCTTTGCCCGCGGAAGGGGCGGCTGGCGTGGAGCGCGGATGGCAGGAGCCGGCATGATGAtggggcgaggcggcag GGGCACACGCGGAGGTTTCCGCCCGATTTACCGCCCTCGCGGAGGCTTCGCGAGAGGGTACGGGCGGCCGTACTAG